A single genomic interval of uncultured Desulfobulbus sp. harbors:
- a CDS encoding RluA family pseudouridine synthase: MQSIAIKEPSTVLAVLLQCGHSKTKIKQLLKYRAVQVDGVAATRAEQPLKPGSTLTVTSEKEAAERPVDCPGITIVYEDDDILVIDKPAGLLTIASAKEKSRTVFSKISACLSARPQGRDRAFVIHRLDQGASGLLVFAKNEAAQHALQQSWPQAEKKFLVVVEGALLQNAGTITGFLAESKAHRMFATGKTDSDGKYAETQFQVVRRSAECSLVEVSLITARKNQLRVHLADMGHPVVGDKKYGAKTDPMKRLAVHATLLSFPHPTSGEVLRFTLPLPQKFNSLLKTTQPVSQQNDADSPAKTE, translated from the coding sequence ATGCAATCCATCGCCATCAAGGAACCGAGCACCGTGCTCGCAGTACTGCTGCAGTGCGGTCACTCGAAGACCAAAATCAAACAGTTGCTCAAATACCGGGCCGTGCAGGTGGACGGCGTGGCCGCGACCAGGGCGGAACAGCCGCTCAAGCCCGGCAGTACGCTCACCGTGACCAGCGAAAAAGAGGCGGCCGAGCGGCCCGTTGATTGCCCGGGGATCACCATTGTCTATGAAGACGATGATATCCTGGTGATCGACAAGCCGGCCGGACTGTTGACCATTGCCTCGGCCAAGGAGAAGAGCAGAACCGTCTTCTCCAAGATCAGCGCCTGCCTCAGCGCCCGCCCCCAGGGGCGAGACCGGGCCTTTGTCATTCATCGCCTCGATCAGGGTGCCTCCGGCCTCCTGGTCTTTGCCAAGAACGAGGCCGCCCAGCATGCCCTGCAGCAGAGCTGGCCCCAGGCGGAAAAAAAATTCCTGGTGGTGGTCGAGGGAGCACTGCTCCAGAATGCGGGAACCATCACCGGCTTTCTTGCCGAGTCCAAGGCGCACCGCATGTTTGCCACCGGCAAAACCGACAGCGACGGCAAGTATGCGGAAACGCAGTTCCAGGTGGTTCGCCGCTCTGCGGAATGCAGCCTGGTCGAGGTCTCCCTGATCACCGCCCGCAAGAATCAGCTTCGCGTTCACCTGGCCGACATGGGTCATCCGGTGGTCGGCGACAAGAAATACGGGGCCAAGACCGACCCCATGAAACGGCTGGCCGTGCATGCCACCCTGCTCAGTTTTCCCCATCCGACCAGCGGCGAGGTGCTCCGTTTTACCCTGCCGCTGCCACAGAAGTTCAATAGCCTGCTTAAGACGACGCAACCCGTCTCACAACAAAACGATGCCGACAGCCCAGCAAAGACGGAGTGA
- a CDS encoding DUF2799 domain-containing protein — protein MKGWLSIVILLLLGGCASLNQRQCLEGDWYGLGVIDGKAGESIDRLNVHNRACGQYGVTIDERQYFSGRNEGLQTYCRLENAFTTGLAGLRYGGVCPPELDATFAHYNNAAYAVYRTKMALDNLQAQISERELRLQASRYREDRSLLRRDLDDLEFRYDELRRDLRENQRYLEYLQREAARKTRP, from the coding sequence ATGAAAGGGTGGCTCTCGATAGTGATCCTGCTGCTCCTGGGGGGCTGCGCCAGCCTCAATCAGAGGCAGTGTCTCGAAGGCGACTGGTATGGCCTGGGGGTGATCGACGGCAAGGCAGGCGAAAGCATTGACCGGTTGAACGTCCATAATCGGGCCTGTGGCCAGTACGGGGTCACAATTGACGAGCGCCAATATTTTTCCGGGCGGAATGAAGGTTTACAAACCTACTGCCGTCTTGAAAACGCCTTTACCACTGGGCTGGCCGGGCTCCGTTATGGTGGTGTCTGCCCGCCGGAGCTCGATGCCACCTTTGCCCATTACAACAACGCAGCCTATGCGGTCTATCGCACAAAAATGGCGCTGGACAACCTCCAGGCCCAGATCTCGGAGAGGGAGCTGCGTCTGCAGGCCAGCAGATACCGTGAAGATCGAAGCCTGCTGCGTAGGGACCTCGATGACCTTGAATTTCGTTACGACGAGCTTCGCCGCGATCTGCGCGAGAACCAGCGTTACCTTGAATACCTGCAAAGGGAAGCCGCACGGAAAACCCGCCCCTGA
- a CDS encoding cellulose synthase family protein: MYILFGVYVFFLGLILVYNLLQINLLVHYLGRKKPQPPPPYAPDALPFVTIQLPLFNEPFVAERLIDNIAAMEYPRDRFEVQILDDSTDATTELCRTKAEEYRAQGLDITVIHRTDRSGFKAGALAEGLLVAKGEFVAIFDADFLPNPQFLKNTLPYFQNEHVGVVQTRWTHLNGDYSLFTKLQALQLNVHFTIEQMGRKAGHHFLQFNGTAGIWRKQTIEDAGGWQADTLTEDLDLSFRAQMKHWEIVYLEDVEAPAELPAEMNGIKSQQFRWMKGGAENLRRLTPMVLKSDLDWGTKLHAMAHLANSSIFVAVLMIALTSVALLPFLDDLSRMTGFLGLSLLGLVGVASVYFFANIHLLSRPLSLKQVLALIYYFPLLLTMSMGLSFHNTVAVIEGYLGIRSSFVRTPKYNIVGRMRTQDQGRQKNPISNTVIIEGLLTLLFAVALVVGVQLKEYSFFVFHLMLAIGFGSIFVVSWRDR, from the coding sequence ATGTATATCCTCTTTGGCGTGTACGTCTTTTTTCTTGGCCTGATCTTGGTCTACAACCTGCTGCAGATCAACCTCCTGGTCCATTACCTCGGTCGAAAAAAGCCGCAGCCGCCGCCTCCCTATGCACCCGATGCGCTGCCCTTTGTCACCATCCAGCTGCCGCTGTTCAACGAACCCTTTGTCGCTGAACGACTGATCGACAACATCGCCGCCATGGAGTACCCCCGCGATCGCTTCGAAGTGCAGATCCTGGACGACTCCACCGATGCGACCACAGAGCTTTGCCGCACAAAAGCCGAAGAGTATCGTGCCCAGGGATTGGATATCACAGTGATCCACCGCACCGACCGCAGCGGCTTCAAGGCGGGTGCCCTCGCTGAAGGCCTACTTGTAGCCAAGGGGGAGTTTGTCGCCATCTTCGATGCCGACTTCCTGCCCAATCCCCAGTTTCTCAAAAACACCCTGCCCTACTTCCAAAACGAGCATGTGGGTGTTGTCCAGACGCGCTGGACCCATCTCAACGGCGATTACTCCCTGTTCACCAAGCTCCAGGCCCTGCAGCTCAACGTCCACTTCACCATCGAGCAGATGGGGCGTAAGGCGGGACACCACTTTCTCCAGTTCAACGGCACCGCCGGTATCTGGCGCAAGCAAACCATCGAGGATGCAGGCGGCTGGCAGGCCGACACCCTGACCGAAGACCTGGATCTGAGTTTTCGCGCCCAGATGAAGCACTGGGAGATCGTCTATCTGGAAGATGTGGAGGCACCGGCGGAGTTGCCGGCGGAGATGAACGGCATCAAATCCCAGCAGTTCCGCTGGATGAAGGGAGGCGCGGAGAACCTGCGCCGCCTGACGCCGATGGTGCTGAAAAGCGACCTTGACTGGGGGACCAAGCTCCACGCCATGGCCCACCTGGCCAACAGTTCGATCTTTGTGGCCGTGCTCATGATCGCGCTCACCAGCGTTGCCCTGCTGCCCTTTCTCGACGACCTCAGCCGGATGACCGGCTTCCTCGGATTGTCCCTCCTCGGACTGGTGGGGGTGGCTTCGGTCTACTTTTTCGCCAACATCCACCTGCTCTCACGGCCGTTGTCGCTCAAGCAGGTGCTGGCCCTGATCTACTATTTCCCGCTGCTGCTGACCATGTCCATGGGGTTGAGTTTTCACAACACGGTCGCGGTGATCGAGGGTTACCTGGGCATCCGCTCCTCGTTTGTGCGCACCCCCAAGTACAACATCGTCGGTCGCATGCGGACCCAAGATCAGGGCAGGCAGAAAAATCCGATCAGCAACACGGTGATCATCGAAGGACTGCTCACCCTGCTGTTCGCCGTCGCCCTGGTGGTCGGGGTGCAGCTCAAGGAGTACAGTTTCTTTGTCTTCCACCTAATGCTGGCCATCGGATTCGGCTCGATTTTCGTCGTTTCCTGGCGCGATCGCTGA